One window from the genome of Burkholderia sp. FERM BP-3421 encodes:
- a CDS encoding DUF4148 domain-containing protein, with protein MKSLAYAFAAAVALTVSYGASAQSTPLTREQVRAELVQLEQAGYKPEVADPYYPRALQVARTRVATTDTTGYGAQAAPVVQTGRATSAAPNDSNAARTGQ; from the coding sequence ATGAAATCGCTCGCCTACGCCTTTGCCGCTGCCGTCGCACTGACCGTGTCGTATGGCGCGTCGGCCCAGTCGACGCCGCTGACGCGAGAGCAGGTCCGCGCGGAACTGGTCCAACTCGAACAGGCAGGCTACAAGCCGGAGGTGGCGGACCCGTACTATCCGCGCGCGCTGCAGGTCGCCCGGACACGCGTGGCGACGACCGACACCACCGGCTATGGCGCGCAAGCCGCGCCCGTGGTGCAAACAGGTCGCGCGACGAGCGCCGCGCCGAATGATTCCAACGCGGCCCGCACCGGTCAATAA
- a CDS encoding DUF3857 domain-containing protein — MLTRSFLIALALACSCARAAPFQSNVTVLSNDIAYDIHADGTFTKQVSETYRINTDQGVKNDSQMPLRYSTSLETLDVEEAYTTTPQGERLDVAPDKIIVQQSRESAAAPMFDDGKVKTVVFPRVEIGSVLTLRTRRTQKQALFPNQFSASEYFSNEVARTATHITVRAPASVPLRAEAIGLTGGRVNDGDGALQQWRWSLPDTPARAPELGSVSIGDYSPRLALTTFPDFAAVGAAYQQRAASKAAVTPAVRELAERLTQGVSEPRAQAEILYNWVSAHIRYVAIYLDFGGVVPHDADAILHSGYGDCKDHVTVLQALLAAKGIASSAVLVNADSTYWLPSVPAPLAVFDHAITYLPDFDLFVDSTASFARFGTLPSSELGKPALITDAPGGARIVTLPLGTPDNARTRVTTRVSIDRDGNARGAATIDNSGVLDYSARQLFASLPPGVEPQVANRILTLTGQSGTGSYQHGDPRDLTRPFNYATAFKLPDYTPFPGPGAMQVPLGLGSFSSIASAFDQCELDTRNYAIPVTGQRVAETTVITLPDGIRITHVPKPARVVSPLGRYSSGYRIEGRTVTVTRELDITPSGPLVGPDRYPAFKQLATQVKRDLRNQLVYEPSR; from the coding sequence ATGCTCACGAGATCCTTTCTGATCGCCCTCGCGCTGGCCTGCTCCTGTGCCCGCGCCGCCCCGTTCCAGTCCAACGTCACGGTGCTCTCCAACGACATCGCCTACGACATCCACGCCGACGGCACCTTCACGAAGCAGGTGTCGGAAACCTATCGCATCAACACCGACCAGGGTGTGAAGAACGACAGCCAGATGCCGCTGCGCTACAGCACGTCGCTGGAAACGCTCGACGTCGAGGAGGCGTACACGACCACGCCGCAGGGCGAACGCCTCGACGTCGCGCCCGACAAGATCATCGTGCAGCAGAGCCGCGAAAGCGCGGCCGCGCCGATGTTCGACGACGGCAAGGTCAAGACCGTGGTGTTTCCGCGCGTCGAGATCGGCTCGGTCCTGACACTGCGCACCCGCAGAACCCAGAAACAGGCGCTGTTTCCGAACCAGTTCAGCGCGTCCGAGTACTTCAGCAACGAGGTCGCGCGCACCGCGACGCACATCACGGTGCGCGCGCCGGCGTCCGTGCCGCTGCGCGCGGAGGCGATCGGCCTGACGGGCGGCCGCGTGAACGACGGCGACGGCGCGCTCCAGCAGTGGCGCTGGTCGCTGCCCGACACGCCCGCGCGCGCGCCGGAACTCGGTTCCGTGAGCATCGGCGACTACAGCCCGCGCCTCGCGCTCACCACCTTCCCGGATTTCGCGGCCGTCGGCGCGGCGTACCAGCAGCGCGCGGCGTCCAAGGCGGCCGTCACGCCGGCCGTGCGCGAACTGGCCGAACGCCTCACGCAGGGCGTGAGCGAGCCGCGCGCGCAGGCGGAAATCCTCTACAACTGGGTCAGCGCGCATATCCGCTACGTCGCGATCTATCTCGACTTCGGCGGCGTGGTGCCGCACGACGCCGACGCGATCCTCCATTCCGGGTACGGCGACTGCAAGGACCACGTGACCGTCCTGCAGGCGCTGCTCGCCGCGAAGGGCATCGCGAGCAGCGCGGTGCTCGTGAACGCCGACAGCACCTACTGGCTGCCGAGCGTCCCCGCGCCGCTCGCCGTGTTCGATCACGCGATCACCTACCTGCCGGACTTCGACCTGTTCGTCGACTCGACGGCCTCCTTCGCCCGCTTCGGCACGCTGCCGTCGAGCGAACTCGGCAAGCCCGCGCTGATCACCGACGCACCCGGCGGCGCGCGCATCGTGACGCTGCCGCTCGGCACGCCGGACAACGCGCGCACCCGGGTCACGACGCGCGTGTCGATCGACCGCGACGGCAACGCGCGCGGCGCGGCGACGATCGACAACTCGGGCGTGCTCGACTACTCCGCGCGCCAGCTGTTCGCGTCGCTGCCGCCCGGCGTCGAACCCCAGGTCGCGAACCGGATCCTGACGCTGACCGGCCAGAGCGGCACCGGCAGCTACCAGCACGGCGACCCGCGCGACCTCACGCGACCGTTCAACTACGCGACCGCGTTCAAGCTGCCCGACTACACGCCGTTCCCCGGCCCCGGCGCGATGCAGGTGCCGCTCGGTCTCGGCAGCTTCAGCAGCATCGCCTCCGCGTTCGACCAGTGCGAGCTGGATACGCGCAACTACGCGATCCCCGTCACCGGCCAGCGCGTGGCGGAAACCACCGTCATCACGCTGCCCGACGGCATCCGGATCACCCACGTGCCGAAGCCGGCCCGGGTCGTGTCGCCGCTCGGCCGCTATTCCTCCGGCTACCGGATCGAGGGTCGCACGGTCACCGTGACGCGCGAGCTGGACATCACGCCGTCCGGGCCGCTCGTCGGGCCCGATCGCTACCCGGCGTTCAAGCAGTTGGCGACGCAGGTCAAGCGCGACCTGCGCAATCAGCTGGTGTACGAGCCGAGCCGGTGA
- a CDS encoding plasmid fertility inhibition factor family protein, which translates to MRISERCSGRAVIEVDAERFLTAWRQEGSGYPEIAHQTIEGWRHDYKFDEARKGFDEGCSNPAPLADVHGWLSRKRKQPVSPVAGKRLGKWFRRPTGVGPDDAPAIETAPCIGFTNGITRIARLRRAQPAR; encoded by the coding sequence ATGAGGATCTCGGAACGATGCTCCGGCAGGGCGGTGATTGAAGTTGATGCAGAGCGCTTCCTTACGGCGTGGCGTCAGGAAGGAAGTGGTTATCCGGAGATTGCGCATCAAACGATTGAAGGATGGCGACACGACTACAAGTTTGATGAGGCTCGAAAAGGTTTTGACGAGGGCTGCTCCAATCCGGCGCCGCTCGCAGACGTCCACGGGTGGCTTTCGCGCAAACGAAAGCAGCCTGTTTCCCCGGTCGCAGGGAAACGCCTTGGAAAGTGGTTTCGGCGCCCCACGGGTGTTGGACCGGACGATGCCCCTGCAATTGAAACCGCGCCCTGTATCGGCTTCACAAATGGCATCACACGCATTGCCCGTCTACGTCGCGCCCAGCCTGCTCGGTGA
- a CDS encoding beta-glucosidase, with product MKHFADLTDAGAATLRSTLSTVLLASLLAACGGGDGGSAGPVVASPAATPTLVPVPGHSSGPSPSSDTHTPTPTATATPTATPAPAPTPTPAPAPAPAPAPAPAPAPAPAPAPAPAPNPTTSTLPFFGVNGHYVQGGIYASTPFATQAASITQLGAGLYRQDVYLPAHIDMLVNTVIPGLGSKVTVLPMIEAYPWDDPSLKGKAPTEASAYAYAYTLSVYAAQKLAGIPLVEFGNEYDSDPHNAVIKGDGLNPSDFDNSTFPIYRGALRGALDGWRSVDTQHKTMLIANASTGWLNFGFLDALMTGVQPDGSTGHPKITPDAIQWHWYSNGGDFENAVAKTGGTYNVLARLKATYNLPIVFTELGVDTDNTDAQAAAYIAKTVPEMVAAKAAYNVIGFAWYELYDYKNTTFGLLNASGAPKPRYATLQSAIATSTKALQ from the coding sequence ATGAAGCATTTCGCCGACTTGACGGACGCGGGTGCCGCGACCCTGCGTTCGACCTTGAGCACGGTACTGCTGGCGAGTCTCCTCGCCGCATGCGGCGGAGGCGATGGAGGCAGTGCCGGCCCGGTGGTCGCATCGCCCGCCGCCACGCCGACGCTCGTTCCCGTTCCGGGTCATTCGTCCGGCCCTTCGCCGTCGAGCGATACGCATACGCCGACGCCAACCGCAACCGCTACGCCAACCGCAACGCCTGCGCCTGCGCCAACCCCAACGCCTGCTCCTGCTCCTGCTCCTGCTCCTGCTCCTGCTCCTGCTCCTGCTCCTGCTCCTGCTCCTGCTCCTGCTCCTGCGCCTAACCCCACCACCTCGACCCTGCCGTTCTTCGGCGTGAACGGCCACTACGTGCAGGGCGGTATCTACGCATCCACCCCGTTCGCGACGCAAGCCGCGTCGATCACCCAACTCGGTGCCGGACTCTACCGGCAGGACGTGTACCTGCCCGCGCATATCGACATGCTGGTCAATACCGTCATCCCCGGCCTCGGCTCGAAAGTCACGGTGCTGCCGATGATCGAGGCCTATCCGTGGGACGATCCATCGCTGAAGGGGAAAGCGCCGACCGAGGCCAGCGCCTACGCGTATGCGTACACGCTATCCGTCTATGCCGCGCAAAAGCTCGCGGGCATCCCCCTCGTGGAATTCGGTAACGAATACGACAGCGATCCGCACAACGCGGTGATCAAGGGCGACGGCCTGAATCCCTCGGATTTCGACAACTCGACCTTTCCGATCTACCGCGGCGCGTTGCGCGGCGCGCTCGACGGCTGGCGCTCGGTGGACACGCAGCACAAGACGATGTTGATCGCGAACGCGTCGACTGGCTGGCTCAATTTCGGTTTTCTCGACGCGTTGATGACAGGCGTTCAGCCGGACGGCTCGACCGGCCACCCGAAAATCACGCCCGATGCGATTCAGTGGCACTGGTATTCGAACGGCGGCGATTTCGAGAACGCGGTCGCCAAGACCGGCGGCACCTACAACGTGCTGGCGCGCCTCAAGGCGACCTACAACCTACCGATCGTGTTCACCGAGCTGGGTGTCGACACCGACAACACCGATGCGCAGGCAGCCGCCTATATCGCGAAGACGGTACCCGAGATGGTGGCCGCGAAGGCGGCCTACAACGTGATCGGCTTCGCGTGGTACGAACTCTACGACTACAAGAACACCACGTTCGGATTGCTCAATGCGAGCGGTGCCCCGAAACCGCGCTATGCCACCTTGCAATCGGCCATCGCGACCAGCACCAAGGCTCTCCAGTGA
- a CDS encoding cellulase family glycosylhydrolase has product MLSPPRSLVRRTVRCRLLLAAALASAALVAAGAVHAAAVVVVPGAASSYVDLPRFEASRANTGIAIHDIDDPGLLDAVRDAGFSFVRTDLFWEAVETPAGWDFSKYDALVANLAERGLGALFILGYQHPLHSPRQPPTTPAQLAAFHAYVSQSALRYRHDAVRFEVWNEQNHPTYWLAAPSAAGYRNLLKTAVQAIRQTNPAAQVAMGGVQQIDRSFIRAVGDISAGARYAPDAVSVHPYRQGNPETALDDYRALRRDLSAYRRVPEIWATEWSYPSVGYAYVSDLADGHAPRARARQATYAARRLLVDWIAQLGLSAYYDIRDDGPDPKNMEHNFGLLDAQGEPLPAYVAVKRLFAFTAHAARAAYRMDPAGRYIVLRLSNGAATRYVVWCYGQGNAVTVDLSRLPPAEAAATDLYGTPRAAHDGLVTLREDQGPLYIGPDG; this is encoded by the coding sequence ATGCTCTCCCCACCCCGCTCCCTCGTTCGCCGAACCGTCCGCTGCCGCCTGCTGCTCGCGGCCGCGCTCGCGAGCGCGGCGCTCGTCGCGGCCGGCGCGGTGCACGCGGCGGCCGTCGTGGTCGTTCCCGGTGCGGCGTCGTCCTATGTCGACCTGCCGCGCTTCGAAGCCTCCCGCGCCAATACCGGCATCGCGATCCACGACATCGACGATCCGGGCCTGCTCGACGCGGTGCGCGACGCGGGATTCTCGTTCGTCCGCACCGACCTGTTCTGGGAGGCGGTCGAGACACCGGCCGGCTGGGATTTCTCGAAGTACGACGCGCTCGTCGCGAACCTGGCCGAGCGCGGGCTCGGCGCGCTGTTCATCCTCGGCTACCAGCATCCGCTGCACAGTCCCAGACAGCCGCCCACCACCCCCGCGCAACTGGCGGCGTTCCACGCGTATGTGTCCCAGTCGGCGCTGCGCTACCGGCACGACGCAGTGCGCTTCGAAGTTTGGAACGAGCAGAATCACCCGACCTACTGGCTTGCCGCGCCGTCAGCCGCCGGCTACCGGAACCTGCTGAAAACCGCCGTGCAGGCGATCAGACAGACCAATCCCGCCGCCCAGGTTGCGATGGGCGGCGTCCAGCAGATCGATCGATCGTTCATCCGCGCGGTGGGCGACATCAGCGCCGGCGCCCGGTACGCGCCGGACGCGGTCAGCGTGCATCCGTACCGGCAAGGCAATCCCGAAACGGCGCTGGACGACTATCGCGCGCTCCGCCGTGACCTGTCTGCCTATCGGCGGGTGCCGGAGATCTGGGCGACCGAGTGGTCGTATCCGAGCGTCGGCTACGCGTACGTCTCCGATCTCGCCGACGGCCACGCGCCGCGCGCGCGGGCCCGGCAGGCCACCTACGCGGCGCGCCGGCTGCTGGTCGACTGGATCGCGCAACTCGGGCTGAGCGCCTACTACGACATCCGCGACGATGGCCCAGACCCGAAGAACATGGAGCACAACTTCGGCCTGCTGGATGCGCAGGGCGAGCCGCTGCCCGCGTATGTCGCGGTGAAACGGCTGTTCGCGTTCACCGCGCACGCGGCGCGCGCCGCCTATCGGATGGATCCGGCCGGCCGCTATATCGTGCTGAGGCTGAGCAACGGCGCGGCGACCCGCTATGTGGTCTGGTGCTACGGCCAGGGCAACGCCGTCACCGTGGATCTGTCGCGCCTGCCGCCCGCCGAAGCGGCCGCGACCGACCTGTACGGCACACCACGCGCCGCGCACGATGGCCTCGTGACGTTGCGCGAGGACCAGGGGCCGCTCTACATCGGGCCGGACGGCTAG
- a CDS encoding alpha/beta fold hydrolase, producing MKFESILCDLNFRMFDGVRALSSGWRWTKLKNMMKIPKIFHIVVAAIFLNPAAPRAGEFAPSGSIPAFYRWSDDIPSVPGRLLRTEPLTAEQRLSKAGASVRLLYASTDGVDGHTPVVVSGALYLPKGHPPPGGWPLIAWAHGTVGTADICAPSYSGRSRRDRDYLDHWLDRGYAIVATDYPGLGTEGLHPYAGTRSLAYSVLDSVRAVAEHGFHISKKTVVVGQSQGARAAFASALYAASYSPNLDIAGVVATGTPDYLWDSNEGASDDTLATSRKSVNTAFAFDLYQLQSARLLNVAYRPENYLNEQGLKIFKFAEDHCVLDLQSEIVRTKATFDGSFKTDPKDVFSAISDLGAYPEIKTNIPIFFGTGGKDRAVSVPGQIALAKRACAAGNRVEFHFYPDLDHSGTVLGSAPDSTIFVRKAFSGAAIPGNCAMEKLTEPSQRVNE from the coding sequence ATGAAATTTGAATCGATTTTATGTGATTTAAATTTTCGTATGTTTGATGGTGTGCGGGCTTTATCAAGTGGATGGCGTTGGACTAAATTGAAAAACATGATGAAAATTCCAAAGATTTTCCATATCGTCGTCGCAGCAATATTTTTGAACCCTGCGGCGCCCCGTGCCGGCGAATTCGCACCCAGCGGTAGCATCCCGGCATTCTATAGATGGAGCGACGACATTCCTTCGGTGCCCGGCCGACTTCTGCGGACCGAGCCGCTGACGGCTGAACAACGCCTTTCCAAGGCGGGCGCGAGCGTCCGCCTGCTATATGCGTCGACCGACGGCGTTGACGGTCACACACCAGTCGTGGTGTCTGGCGCGCTGTATCTCCCAAAGGGCCATCCGCCCCCCGGCGGATGGCCGCTGATCGCCTGGGCTCACGGCACCGTAGGGACTGCAGACATTTGCGCGCCATCGTACTCGGGCCGCAGTCGTCGGGATCGCGACTATCTGGATCATTGGCTGGATAGGGGGTACGCGATCGTCGCAACCGACTACCCGGGACTAGGAACCGAAGGACTGCATCCATATGCGGGAACCCGTTCGCTTGCGTACAGTGTGCTGGACAGCGTTCGGGCGGTAGCTGAGCACGGCTTTCACATTTCGAAGAAGACGGTCGTCGTTGGACAATCCCAAGGCGCGCGAGCAGCTTTCGCGAGCGCGCTGTACGCAGCGTCGTACTCGCCGAACCTCGATATCGCCGGAGTGGTCGCGACCGGCACGCCCGACTATCTCTGGGACTCGAACGAAGGGGCCTCCGATGACACTCTGGCGACCTCGCGCAAGAGCGTCAATACCGCCTTTGCCTTCGATCTCTATCAGTTGCAATCCGCCAGACTCCTAAATGTCGCGTATCGTCCGGAAAACTACCTCAATGAACAAGGGCTTAAGATTTTTAAGTTTGCCGAGGATCATTGTGTGCTTGACCTCCAAAGCGAAATTGTTCGAACTAAGGCAACCTTTGACGGGAGCTTCAAGACTGACCCCAAGGACGTGTTTTCCGCAATATCCGATCTGGGCGCCTACCCTGAAATCAAGACCAACATTCCGATTTTCTTTGGAACCGGCGGCAAGGACCGCGCTGTTTCCGTTCCAGGCCAGATCGCACTAGCCAAACGGGCTTGCGCAGCTGGAAATCGCGTCGAATTTCATTTCTACCCCGATCTCGATCACTCCGGTACGGTGCTGGGATCGGCGCCAGATTCGACGATTTTTGTCAGAAAGGCTTTTTCCGGAGCGGCGATACCGGGGAATTGCGCTATGGAGAAGCTGACCGAGCCGTCGCAACGAGTCAATGAGTAG
- a CDS encoding homocysteine S-methyltransferase family protein: MIRILDGGMGRELLRMGAPFKQPEWSALALIEAPHYVRAAHEAFVRAGADVVTTNSYAVVPFHIGEERFAQHGQELADRAGRLARDAVANSASPVQVAGSLPPLFGSYRPDLFDARRAAPLLDTLINGLAPHVDLWLGETLGSTAEARAIRTALGDDTRPLWLSFTLDDADDVPAIAAGHAPARLRSGESVSAAVDTARALNAQALLFNCSQAEIMKSAVLEARKHAGPTLALGVYANAFEPERQRRAANTGLSALRGDLEPDGYLAFAREWAAAGASLIGGCCGIGPEHIERLAEALRESEQ; the protein is encoded by the coding sequence ATGATCCGCATTCTTGACGGCGGCATGGGCCGCGAATTATTGCGCATGGGCGCGCCGTTCAAACAACCCGAATGGTCGGCGCTGGCGCTGATTGAAGCGCCCCACTATGTGCGCGCCGCCCATGAGGCATTCGTGCGCGCGGGTGCCGATGTCGTGACGACCAACTCCTACGCCGTCGTGCCGTTTCATATTGGCGAGGAGCGCTTCGCACAGCATGGGCAGGAACTTGCCGACCGCGCGGGCCGGCTCGCGCGCGATGCGGTCGCCAACAGCGCGAGCCCCGTGCAGGTCGCGGGCTCCTTGCCACCGCTGTTCGGCTCCTATCGCCCCGATCTGTTCGACGCCAGGCGCGCCGCGCCGTTGCTCGATACGCTCATCAACGGGCTCGCGCCGCACGTCGATCTGTGGCTCGGTGAAACGCTCGGCTCGACAGCCGAAGCACGCGCGATCCGCACCGCATTGGGCGACGACACGCGACCGCTCTGGCTCTCCTTCACGCTCGACGACGCGGACGACGTGCCTGCGATTGCCGCGGGCCATGCACCCGCGCGGCTGCGCTCGGGAGAAAGCGTGAGCGCAGCGGTCGATACCGCGCGGGCGTTGAACGCCCAGGCGCTGCTCTTCAATTGCAGCCAGGCCGAAATCATGAAATCCGCCGTACTCGAAGCGCGCAAACATGCCGGCCCGACGCTCGCGCTCGGTGTCTACGCCAATGCGTTCGAACCCGAGCGTCAGCGCCGCGCCGCGAACACCGGATTGAGCGCACTGCGCGGCGATCTCGAACCCGATGGCTACCTCGCCTTCGCACGCGAATGGGCCGCTGCGGGCGCGTCGCTGATCGGCGGTTGCTGCGGCATCGGCCCCGAGCATATCGAACGTCTCGCCGAAGCACTGCGCGAAAGCGAGCAGTGA
- a CDS encoding ABC transporter substrate-binding protein yields the protein MSNDTDTSTPAHASRRRFLQLTGGSLAAGAAAVLLPLSARAADTPKRGGHLILGVDTASSSDRIDPAFYFEEYMYNVGRQIFNTLTDLNDDGTLRPGLATHWESRQGATVWVFKLRQGVQFHNGKTLEPADVIYSLNHHRAKDSQSAAKSYLDPVRDIAVTGRNELTFRLASPNVDFPWLLGDVHFGITPAGADFDKGIGTGAFVLERFQPGVRTLTRRNPNYWDSSRGFVDSVETVAYNDSTARVAALLSGSVHLINRVEPRVAKRLENTPNIVIHRARDTQNILFPMLADTAPYTGNDLRTALKYAIDREQLRNSLLSGHGSVSNDNPLFPSNRFYTTDIPKHTYDPDKARFYWKKAGLSQPIVLTAADGATFNGAVSAAELYQASATRAGIPFRVNRVPADGYWTQVWMKQPFCASSWANRSTADAYLSMVCVSDAPWNESKWKNPKFDQLVAQARAQADETRRRQLYHDIQVLYAEQGASVIPLYADSLRASRTSLRGYVDIPGEVGSRAAERVWFAS from the coding sequence ATGTCGAACGATACGGATACGTCCACGCCGGCCCACGCGTCACGCCGCCGTTTCCTGCAACTGACCGGCGGCAGTCTCGCCGCCGGCGCGGCCGCCGTGCTATTGCCCTTGAGCGCGCGCGCGGCCGACACACCCAAACGCGGCGGGCACCTGATTCTCGGCGTCGACACGGCGTCGAGTTCCGACCGCATCGACCCGGCGTTCTACTTCGAAGAGTACATGTACAACGTCGGGCGCCAGATCTTCAATACGCTGACCGATCTCAACGACGACGGCACGCTGCGCCCTGGCCTCGCGACTCATTGGGAAAGCCGGCAAGGCGCGACGGTCTGGGTGTTCAAGCTGCGCCAAGGCGTGCAATTCCACAACGGCAAGACGCTCGAACCCGCCGACGTCATCTACTCGCTGAATCACCATCGCGCGAAGGACTCGCAATCCGCCGCGAAGAGCTATCTCGATCCGGTGCGCGATATCGCCGTCACCGGGCGGAACGAACTCACGTTTCGCCTTGCCTCGCCGAACGTCGATTTTCCGTGGCTGCTTGGCGACGTCCACTTCGGCATTACGCCGGCGGGTGCGGATTTTGACAAGGGCATCGGCACGGGCGCCTTCGTGCTGGAACGTTTCCAGCCCGGTGTGCGTACGCTCACGCGCCGCAATCCGAACTACTGGGACAGCTCGCGCGGCTTTGTCGACTCGGTCGAGACTGTGGCCTACAACGACAGTACCGCGCGAGTGGCCGCGCTGCTGAGCGGCTCGGTGCATTTGATCAATCGAGTCGAGCCGCGCGTCGCGAAGCGCCTCGAAAATACGCCGAACATCGTCATCCATCGTGCGCGCGACACGCAGAATATTCTGTTTCCGATGCTCGCCGACACGGCGCCATACACCGGCAACGACCTGCGCACGGCGCTCAAGTATGCGATCGATCGAGAGCAATTGCGCAACTCATTGCTGAGCGGTCATGGCTCGGTCTCGAACGACAATCCGTTGTTTCCGTCGAACCGTTTCTATACGACCGACATACCGAAGCACACCTACGACCCCGACAAGGCGAGGTTTTACTGGAAAAAAGCGGGCCTGAGCCAGCCGATCGTACTCACGGCGGCGGACGGCGCGACCTTCAACGGTGCGGTGTCGGCGGCCGAGCTTTATCAGGCGTCGGCGACACGCGCAGGCATTCCGTTTCGCGTCAATCGCGTGCCTGCCGACGGCTACTGGACCCAGGTCTGGATGAAGCAGCCGTTCTGCGCGTCGTCGTGGGCGAACCGTTCGACCGCCGACGCTTATCTTTCGATGGTCTGCGTCTCGGATGCGCCGTGGAACGAGTCGAAGTGGAAGAACCCCAAGTTCGACCAGTTGGTCGCCCAAGCACGCGCGCAAGCCGACGAGACGCGCCGCCGCCAGCTTTATCACGACATTCAAGTGCTGTACGCCGAACAGGGCGCATCGGTGATTCCCTTGTACGCCGATTCGCTCCGGGCGTCGCGCACGAGTCTGCGCGGCTATGTGGACATTCCGGGCGAAGTCGGCTCGCGTGCCGCCGAGCGGGTATGGTTCGCGAGCTGA
- a CDS encoding ABC transporter permease, giving the protein MVRELNTRAARDVRSWQSTSSRAWQRTRRLTTFVLRRLVHAALTLFAAATLVFAATSLLPGNIAATILGQSGTPSAVQSLEHELALDRPLAERYGDWLGALLQGDAGKSFTTRTPVMRSVLPRLANTLLLAGAAAALALPLALAAGIAAALNRDSLLDRGLLALMRVSVALPEFFTGYLLILLFAVAHAWLPSSAANFGADGSARENLAALALPCATLALAVIGHMGSMIRAALIDVLAQPYIEMARLKGLGAGRIVWRHALPCAVAPIANIVALNLAWLTVGAVVVETIFVWPGLGQYMVDSVSKRDIPAVQACGVVFAAIYAGLNLAADLVAMLFDPRLRPHR; this is encoded by the coding sequence ATGGTTCGCGAGCTGAACACACGCGCGGCGCGCGATGTCCGCTCCTGGCAGAGCACCTCGTCACGTGCCTGGCAGCGTACGCGGCGGCTGACAACCTTCGTGCTGCGCCGGCTCGTGCACGCCGCGCTCACGCTGTTCGCCGCGGCCACGCTCGTCTTCGCAGCGACGAGCCTCCTCCCTGGCAACATCGCCGCGACGATTCTCGGCCAGAGCGGGACGCCTTCGGCCGTGCAGTCGCTCGAACACGAGCTGGCGCTCGACCGGCCGCTCGCGGAACGATACGGCGACTGGCTCGGTGCGCTGCTGCAAGGCGATGCCGGCAAGAGCTTCACCACGCGCACGCCCGTGATGCGAAGCGTGTTGCCTCGTCTCGCCAACACCTTGCTGCTCGCGGGCGCGGCCGCCGCGCTCGCGTTGCCGCTTGCCCTCGCGGCGGGCATCGCGGCGGCGCTCAACCGCGACAGCCTGCTGGATCGGGGCTTGCTCGCGCTGATGCGCGTTTCGGTGGCGCTGCCCGAATTCTTCACCGGCTATCTGTTGATCCTGCTGTTCGCGGTCGCGCACGCGTGGCTACCGAGCAGCGCAGCGAACTTCGGCGCTGACGGCTCGGCGCGCGAAAATCTCGCCGCGCTCGCGCTCCCGTGCGCGACGCTTGCGCTCGCCGTGATCGGTCATATGGGGAGCATGATCCGTGCAGCGCTGATCGACGTGTTGGCGCAGCCCTACATCGAAATGGCACGGCTCAAGGGACTCGGTGCCGGGCGCATCGTCTGGCGCCACGCGCTGCCCTGCGCGGTCGCGCCGATCGCCAACATCGTTGCGCTCAATCTCGCGTGGCTGACGGTGGGCGCGGTCGTGGTCGAGACGATCTTCGTCTGGCCTGGCCTCGGCCAATACATGGTCGACAGTGTCTCGAAGCGAGACATTCCCGCCGTGCAGGCGTGCGGCGTCGTTTTCGCGGCGATCTACGCCGGGCTGAATCTCGCCGCCGATCTCGTCGCCATGCTTTTTGATCCCCGCCTGAGACCGCATCGATGA